TAGGTTCTCACTTGGATGTTCTCAATGCTCCCTTATGCTAATAGCAGTAATACACTGTTGATTTGGTTCTTTCTAGCGGTCCTTTGACTATCATGAAAAGATTCACGCTACCGAACTCAATGTGGTGCACAGAGacatctaaatatatagGTCTAGAACCTGGCGAATCTGCTTTAATCGGAGTCCGGTTGCCCTATTGCCTGACCTTGAACCCTGCCTTCTTAGCCTGTCCCATAGACAGCGTTATCTAGAACGTTCACCGGTAAACTGAGCATCTATCGTTCTTCCAACACATCGCTACTCCTTTACCCTCCCCGTTTATCATATCAATCTACATTGTTATGCCTATGAGCTGTTTCTAACCCTGCGATATGTCGGTCGGAGTCTCGGAAAAAGCGGAGAATTCTCCCGGTTCTTATCTAGCCTAAACAACACTCAGGGTTTGATAGTAGTTTGCTGTCTATTAACTTGAATGTTTACTCCGAGACTGTATATGCTCCATATGTTACAAGTTAACCAGCTGGGACCTGACATTCTATCCCCGCGGTCCGAATAACTTCCGAGTTCCATGGCCTGGTATCCCGAAGCGCGAGACTCGCGGATAAAAGTCATACAACGATCGTCGATTATTGTCAGATCCGGAATAGCGAACGGCGAGGTGCGATTGCAGTCTTGATTTCAGCACAAGTTAACAACACAGATAACAATCTGTTGGCCATATTTCAGTTCGAGGCACGGCCTAATGTCTAAGATATTTTTGTCGAGTGGCATAACCCTTCAACGcaatctaatttaataacCTAGTAGGAAAACGGAAGACACTCGCACCATGTCTCGCCAATGGTCGACTACCCAAGTCTGCTGTCTGAGGAACTACAATATATTATTCAAAGCAAAAACATAAGTGAAGTCGTGAATTGTTTCATCATGTAATCTAATCAATCATCTAACTTTTATCCCGAAAGTACATGGCCTAGCCGCTGTAGTCGATAGTAACAGCGATACGGACCGCGCCGTCGCCAGAGATGTTACCACCGATACCACCAATATCAGTCTCGGCGGAGGTATAAGCATTGTCCACCGATGCGGCATCAGTAGTGATAGAAGAGCAGGTACCACTGAGGACGTCACACATCTTCATACCCTGGACAGTGAGACCAGCGTTCTGGGCCATGATAGCGGAGACATCGAAGCCGGACCAGCCCGAGTTACCGTTGCTGCCGAAGTCGAATTCACCCCAGGTGCAGGCGTAGCCGCCGTCGGAGTCGGTGGGAAGGCTACCGGGAGCAGCACCAAAGCCACCGTTCGTGTCGTCATCGAAAGCGACGTACTTGGTCTCGCCGGCGTTGAGGGTGAAGGTCACGGCGGAGTTGCCGTACCAGCCGTCCATCTTGCCGTCGGGGCCGTACTTGTTCCAGAAGACAACCGTCCACGGCTCGGTGTTCTGGCCCGAGATGGCGGCGACGTACTTGTAGTTCGAGGCGTCGCTCTCGGACACCTCGATGATATTGCTACCCCAGGGGTTGCCGACATTGCCTGCGTAGGTGTTACCAGAACCGCTGTTGGCAGTGGAAGCGCCAAATCCAGCAGTCGAGTAGGATCCGCTAGCAGGTGTGGCGGTCCAAGATCCACCGGAAGCAGAGccagaggaggagggaaCGGCAGACACAGTGGCGGAGGGTGACTGGCGTCTTGCGTGGCCGTGCACGCGGTGTGCAAGGGAGCCAGTGGTGAGGGCTGCCAGCAGCAGGAGGGACTTTGTGAACTGCATTTTGTGGAAAGAATGGACTTCGCGTCAAGCGATTGGTAAGGATTGAAGAAGTCACGAAGTGAACAGTGTCACAACTGGTGCAACTGAGAGTACTTTTATAAGGAATGTGGGTagttggaagaagaaatccaaaaGAAGGTGATGACACAACGATCAAGTTCAAGTCCTGGACATGGGAATTTGGGCCCTCTATATAGCCTTCTGAAATAAAATTTTGACCGCAGGGTCAGCTGGTTCCAGCGTCTTGAGCACGGTCTCGAACATCCATGGTGTTCGATGGATCTTCCAGAGGTTGACGACGGCAGATGGGGCAGGCAGAGTGCGTCAGCACGGTGCCTCTGGTGGGTTGGCCATGGATATGTCACAAATGGATCTTGGATCTTAAGGGACGAAAGAGAGCTGAATGGACAGAATGGTGTGTTCACAAGAAGACATTCCTTAGCCTCCTGGGAAAGCAGCACAATTGGCGGCTAAAGGATTCTGGAATATCCACTGTGGCTTTTAAAT
This DNA window, taken from Aspergillus flavus chromosome 5, complete sequence, encodes the following:
- a CDS encoding putative allergen, whose translation is MQFTKSLLLLAALTTGSLAHRVHGHARRQSPSATVSAVPSSSGSASGGSWTATPASGSYSTAGFGASTANSGSGNTYAGNVGNPWGSNIIEVSESDASNYKYVAAISGQNTEPWTVVFWNKYGPDGKMDGWYGNSAVTFTLNAGETKYVAFDDDTNGGFGAAPGSLPTDSDGGYACTWGEFDFGSNGNSGWSGFDVSAIMAQNAGLTVQGMKMCDVLSGTCSSITTDAASVDNAYTSAETDIGGIGGNISGDGAVRIAVTIDYSG